One window of Cohnella hashimotonis genomic DNA carries:
- a CDS encoding metallophosphoesterase family protein, with product MKILVVSDEESKYLWDYFDATKFKDIELVISCGDLKAEYLSFLVSVIHAPLFYVHGNHDSDYKVNPPEGCQCIEDKIVTYKGLRFLGLGGSHKYSAGDHQYSERQMKWRLSKLKPRLWLHKGIDILITHAPVYKLGDGEDLCHKGFVCFRDFMDAYRPKLLLHGHQHLNYGRNERIHHYNRTKIINAFGYSIMEI from the coding sequence ATGAAAATATTAGTTGTCTCCGACGAAGAATCGAAATATTTATGGGATTATTTCGATGCGACAAAATTTAAAGATATTGAATTAGTTATTTCTTGCGGCGATTTGAAGGCGGAATATTTATCGTTCCTGGTGAGTGTGATCCATGCTCCTTTATTTTACGTTCATGGCAATCATGATTCTGATTATAAAGTGAATCCTCCTGAGGGCTGTCAGTGCATTGAGGATAAGATTGTTACTTACAAAGGCTTGCGATTCCTTGGACTCGGAGGAAGTCATAAATACAGTGCTGGCGACCATCAATATTCCGAAAGGCAAATGAAGTGGAGACTCTCCAAATTAAAACCCCGTCTGTGGCTTCATAAAGGCATCGATATTTTGATTACGCACGCTCCGGTGTACAAGCTTGGAGATGGGGAGGACTTATGCCACAAAGGCTTTGTCTGTTTTAGAGATTTTATGGATGCGTATCGTCCCAAGCTGCTATTGCATGGACACCAGCACTTAAACTACGGGAGAAATGAAAGGATCCATCACTATAATCGTACAAAGATCATTAATGCATTTGGATATTCCATAATGGAGATTTAG